In the Archocentrus centrarchus isolate MPI-CPG fArcCen1 chromosome 11, fArcCen1, whole genome shotgun sequence genome, atgctcagtttgaactacaGCAGGCTGCCTTGAATGCTTTGAATAACGAGCATAATGAGCAAttgaacaggtgtacttaaTGAAGTGGCTGCTGAATGTATGTAACGTGACTTTACTGGATGttactttaaatattttctttctctgatgCATATAGTTACAGGAGTATCATTTTGCTTTTCCCCATTTCAGCAATTttgtaacattaaaaataaattcttcacatttcatttttgatattttggCATATGTGAAAAAGTTTTTGACTGTTGTCTTTTGCACATATGAGACTGTGTTATGAAAAATGCCTTAATAGATTTGACaactgcattaagagtggtGAGAATGGCATTCCTGGTGTGAGAAATGTGCCAAAGctattgagaaaaactgtaacagGCCTTGGGAGTAtcaaagctttaaaaaacaaataaataaagttgcCAGTGATAATGGCACTTCATGCAACACACCCAGAGTGTGTTGAACGTAAGGATGCATTGCTTTGAAattaatataaagaaatgaatattttatttgtaagatCAGGGTTGTATTATTGCTTCTTTCAAAAGTTATTTTAGTGCTACTTGAAAAAGCATGCCCTGGTACATACTTTCAGTTCTATCATCTCTGTCAGCATCAGTGACATCCTTCCTGTCGCAGTCTGCAGTGCTACTGCTCCTCTCTTGAAATCAGTTTAGTTACAAAGCATGAAGTCCAGTGTCAGCAAAATTTGGTATTTGGGGCAAGCATAACTAATATCATAAGCTCATCAAAGATTCTGCAACTGCCCAATACTGGCACAAATAGTTCTCCCAGTTTGTGTAAGAAGACATAAAATGCACAACTCTAGtctttcagagagagagagaaagaaaaaaggtttatttcattttgcattGCAGTATAATTTTTACTTCATTGtcatatgtttatatttaaatcTCCTTCAAAACAGCTGTCAGGGGACACACCCTGTCCCAGAAGGGCAGCTCTCTTAGCTGGCCCCAAGGTGGCGCTCGGATCCTTATTTTTTGGAGACGAAGTACTCGTGGCACATCTGAGTGAGGCAGCAGACCATCTTGACAAACTCACCAAAATCCACACTGTTGCTCTTATCTGTGTCCAAGTCCTTGAAGATGCGGTCTATTGCTGCCCTGTCATTGGCTTTCTGTAGTTGAGAAAAGTGTTAGGTTACATGTACAAACTAAGTGATCATAAAACAAAGAACTGTTCAGCCTACATATGCACAAATAGTTGCACGAACCACAATggaatttctgtgtattttccaTTCTCTCTCTGCTCAGTAAGCCAGTGTGTCCATGCAACTGACTGGGTGTGCATGAGATAGAGGGAGGACAGAGATTACTCACACAAAGCATTTCTCCAAACTCATTCTGAAGAAGGTCCTTCAGCTCATCCTTGCTTAGGGTGTTTTTGTCTCCCTCCTTGCCAGAGTATTTATCGAAGCTGCTGATGAGCAGGGCCATGGCTTTCTGGATGTCAGACATGGTGATGACTAGTTtaaggaaacacaaagaaaagaaaatgttacattCCTGCATTTGTACCCCAGGCAGACAAGGTATTTGTTTTATGCAGCAGATCCAAACTGATTAAAGAAAGATGGCTCTCATGAACCACTTTTTCATATAATTCTTCTACGACCCATTATCTGGTGCAGATTAGGCTGAATCATGTGATGCCGTGGTCAAATCTTAACAAAGGACATCATTGATATTCAGAACATGTGGAATTGTttagaggaaaatgaaaaagggaATAGGTAGGCCCTGTTTGGTAAAACCACAATTAGAAAGATTTAGTCACTGAACCTTGTGAGGCCCATTTTAGGTTTGCCTTCTTCTGAGAAATGCCTGTTGAGGTTttttggcttttcagggaaaaaaaattctaataaatataaaaaaaccaaacagtaaGCTATACAGTATGCAATAAAACATGTGCATACGGGACTGCACACTATTCTAATTCAAATGATTAAGAGGTCATAAGCAAAATCAGTGGTTGGCATTGTGTTTGTCTATGCCAAGGTTTTCTCTGGATTCTCTGTGGAGCCTGATAAAAATAAACTCAAGGTTTCCACCAGGGCCCCAccatttttatttcctcttttcaGCGGTCTCTAGTGCAGCGTCTCTGCCGAGTGACATAGGACATTGTTATGGCAACAGCAGAAGTAGATAAAGAAGCAGGTTAAGACTTGATTAAAGTCCCCAAAGCAATGTAAGATGTTCTCTTAAGGTGGTATATCTAAATTATGTGTTCTTTCCACTTGACTGTATAAACCCAAGAGAGTGGGTTATGGTTACGTAGTGACTAACACTGTGCTCCTCCCTCTCTGGGATACAGTAAGCCGAGGAAACTGTGGCATCAGAGAGTTCTGAAACAGATGGGAATTGCAAAGAAAGAGAGCATAAAACAGCACCACATCATTGCTCAGGTTTAATTTGGTTGCAGTTAAAGATGAGAATCGTCGCTTGCtgctaaccaaaaaaaaaaaacctctaatGCATCCATAAAAATAACTTTCCAGAAAAATAAGTGGGATTCAAGCAAAACGAGCTCAGTCTTTTGCAACATCAAGTTTCACAAACAAGAAGAGACGCTACAGCATCAAAATGCAAATGATATAAAGGACTTTGCAGTTCATGAATACTTTTCTGCTAATGTTTAAGGTGCATTCAAATAAAACTAACTGTAACTTTAATGAGCATTGCtgggtttaaaacaaacaaataaaaaaacaaacaaacaaacatttgtggGATTTTCTACTCACCAGTACTGAGGAGTTTGAGGAGTTTAAGGAAATTGGAGGCTAAAGTCGATCTCAGTGGAGCTGTTGTGATGAACCAATGGGTGGCAAAGATGCTTTATACATCACCACACCCTGcatccctcctccctccctcttacAATGCTCCTTTCATCTCCAACCACTCCTCCTTCCTTCATTTTAAAACTTATTCTTTAAGAAACACAGCACTCGTGTGCTATCACAGTTAATGCTTGCATTCAAGTATTTGCAGAgttctaaaaaaaatgtatcacttTTTTACAAAATGTTTCCAATGTTAGGATCTCAGGACTGCATTTCAATCTCAAATTAGTGCAGAGCAGCATAATAAAAGCATGTGGAATGTAAACCGTGGGGTGCTGTGTCTTTAAGAGGACTTCATGCATGTGACAATTAAAGTAAATTAGACAAAGAATGATCATGTAACAGTCTCACAAAATGCCTTTTTTGCTGTGATGGATCAAAGGCTGTAAAAACTTTATGTTTAATGTtgatttactgtttttatttccccatttgatttgatttgctgATGAAAGGAGGGAACCAGCATTCACATGTGAAGTGAATCATGTTTTGTGCTCCATTTGAAGGTCACTTTTGTTAATTCTTTAAAAGAAAGTTCACAATTTGTGTTGTACATTTCAGTCTCCCACAAACAAATTTCTTAAAACAGTTGGTGCTGGAAGAGGATTTCACTCCAAATGTGTaattttaatctttaaaatatGGTTCCATGTTCCTCTTGTTTCTCTTGTGTTATTCTGTTTAAGTTATTGTGCTACTAATGCATCCGaactctttttgtcttttcaaaaCATATTTCCTCTTTTAAAAACTTACTGCTTAGAACAATGGGACAGctacatacagtatgttttaagcaaaatttgcattttttttttttctgtccacttGTGCATCACAGGAACCTTTAATTGTATGTTGCACCACCTAATTTctagtggggttttttttgtatgtaatTAACTATTTTTATTGACTTGCTTGAGATGCACATGATTCTAAAGTAAAAACATCGGGACAATGACTCACTTAGTACTGATTGTTATGATTGTGAGTGGATCCACTCTTCGTTACAATTTTGCAGAGAGGCTATGACTCATAGTCATGCCCCAAAAGCTCAAATCActgagtctaaaaaaaaaagaaaaaaagagagaaaagaaaaaaaaaatcagcactgtGGCAActctgtttgcatgtttgtttctctctctgtgcgTGTGGCCTGTTGCATAACTTTGAATTAGATATTTCTGGCGTTGGTCTGGGTATTGTTTTGGCCTGTAATTAACAACTTCAAAGTTTGAAAACAGATGATAGGTTAGAATTCACTGTCACCATCAttcatagcatttttttttacattgtgcCATCCTTCTTCACTGTGTGGAAATCATGAGTCACACATCTTCCTGTCGCCTCTTTCTCGATCTTACTCACTCGTATGTACCAAATAATGGAGGGAGTATCCATGGTCACCGTATCCTGTTTTATATCCAGCTGTGATTCATACAAAACTGTTTGCTCAAAGCAGCTGGAGTGGATTTAACAGCATTCACTCTGGCCAGCTGCTAACATTGTAATTACAGTTAcatagtttagtttagtttagtttattaagaTCCCCATTAgctgcagcaatgcagcagctATTCTTCTTAGGATCTCCAAATCTTTACCTTTTGACATTGCACtataaaacacacatacacaacacaacacaacacaaaacaaaacacacatgcaaactaCAAAAACAGCTCCTTTCAGTTCAAATTATGCCTTATTTTAGGGTCAGCGTTGATAAATGAACATTTACATAGCATAGGATTTAACTAACCATCATTACTACAGCCCACAAACAAGAATTCAAGTTCATATTAACATTTTCTAACTGTAGTTGAAAGTCATActaaataaatattgttttaaaagtTTCTTTAATCCAGTTTTTACTTTCTTGTGTGatctgccatctagtggtcacAGACAgtgaaagacatttttaatgtctacTGCAGCCATGTGTACTGTAATGTAGGTTTCTTCAGAAACAGATACCCCATGCAAATGCCTCATAGTGAACATTCACCTTGGATTTTGTAGCTAGTGATTTAGAAATAATAAAGTCATGAATCTACAGCATGTACCTATAAAAGGAAGCTGCTTTGGAGGGCTGCAGCATAAAGAGCTGAAGACAGAAATCACAGGAAATGATCGGAGGAAGCATTCATGAGCTTTATTTAGGTAAAGCTACTAATAAcacactctaaaaaaaaaatcctcactgTTATTATTCATACTTGACATTGTTGCAGCTGGTTGAGTTGTAAATCATATATGAATGTTTGATTTTCATTACAGACTATCTGGTTGTTATTCTCTTGCTCAATCAGTTTAGTGCTTCATTTTCATGCATTAATTTTCTGCTAACACGAAAACTGGAAATCCCTACCTTAAAGACATGTTTTTGGGGGCAtttatgcattaaaaataactgtCGATGTGCATTAAAAAGTACAGTATTTTCTCTTGAATGTAGTGTCGCTGAAGTATAAAGcatcacaaataaaaaattgcaagtTCTTCAAAATGTACTTGACTATAAGTACTTGGTTACGTTCAGTCATTGTCTAATGTAAGCAGTTTGCATTTATGCACCTAAACCTTTAGGCCATAGACTCTGATTTTTCAAAAACTGTTTCCCAGTCAATTTCTGTCACTCTGATTTCCCACTAAATGGTGGTTGAAAGCACGCTATCGATAAAAGGACAGAAGAAAAACTGAACCACCAGGATCTGCTTATAAAATtcacagaacaacaacaacattaaaaccactgacaggtgaagtgcaTTGACCCTGTCTTTTCGATGTAATGTTCTACCCCCATTGCATTTGCACTCCCTGCAGGCAGCGTCTCAGAATAAGccactgcaaaacacaaaattgGAGCAGTTGGAGGAGCACAGCAAAGTGCCCAAAGCATTTCCAGACTCCAAAACCTAGATTGCAATCCAGCCTGAACTGTGAAATGTGACTCATTGAAGCCCAGCCCTGCACTGGATGCTTTGTCTCCTGTGGGCTGCAGGGCTGGGTTTCAATGAATCAAGCAGGACACAAAGTTTCCGCTCCCAAAGACTCAGGTTCTGTGTCCTTGTCCAATGGGTCAGAGCTGTGTTGGCAGCTTGAGaatgttgtggctgatgtgCCAAGTGTAGGTTTTAAATTGTAGAAGGTAAACTTCCATCAGGTTTCTAAACCTCACAACTGTCAAGAAAACCTCTGGTatctagtaaaaaaaaacccacacatatCCTAGTGAATGTAACTGTGAATAGTATTAACACCAGCTCCACACTATTGAGAGCAAAATAGTTTGATGTTATTGCCCATGGCAACACCTAGGCTGCAAACCGGATGCTGGGGAGGGTTGCTATGCTCTCAATATTAATTCTATTGTTGAACAAGTTTCCACAGAGAGGGGCTTTTGTTGCTCGTGTGTCCGAAATGGGAGTGGCATGCCACAGCAAATATTTGGTAATCCCTGAACTCCCACCACAGAACGCCCCCACCAGGAATGACTTGAGCAACTGTAAAACCAAAAAGTATGCAGGATTATTTCAGTTAGAAAATGTTGTGACAAACTTAATAATTTCTATATTAGAAAACCTGTCTAAAGAGACAAAACCTGACATGTGCAGTGGTGTCACTGCACTGATCACTGTCTAGTAACGTGCCTCATGCTCGAAGAGTAGAGCATATAGACAAATGacgggtgtttttttttagtcttttagTCCACATGATAAACACATAGCCTGCAGGAGGCACTAAATACCAGAAATTATGCCAGTGACAGTTAATACTGAAAAAGCAGCAGTGTTGGAATTCCCAGCTCAAAACTCAGCTGCGGGTCACATGGGTGTGGTGCTTGTGTAAACCAAGTGATGACTACAAACcctagccacacacacacacacacacacacacacacacacacacacacacacacacacacacacacacacacacacacacacacacacacagaggatagTCACATAGCAACTTCAGTGTTTGGCCAGTAACCATGAATGCTCCTAGACTAAATGTTAGGGCCTGCCCAAAGGGGTGTGTGCACAGAGCTCAAGAAGACTTCTTCCTCCCGAGTTTAGACTTTCAGGCAGGCTTTTCTCAGGCAGTGAAGGCTTTGATGActtcattgggagtgacagACCATCATGGCAAACTGTGGTTTATAGTCTATCTgctcatcaataaataaaagataGATGGAAAGATAGATTGGTGGAATGCGACTAAGAATCAGGGCAGCCTAGAAGTCTTGATTTTAGAGCAAAAATGTTCAGGGAGAATCATGAGGGGTGGGAGGCGAAGGGGTTGTCCTGTTCCCCTCTCTCTGGTGTTATTTGGCTTTAACCATACATGAAATACAATGAGATTTTTGTGCACAAGAACAGTGATGTGCTGTTCTTTTGGGGGGCttgcataataaaaatgtaattgacTAAGTAGTTTTATCACCTGCTTTATTCAGAGTTGCAACATCATCTGAGCATTTATGCCTCACAGAGAAAGGTGTGTTCATGTCTAGAACACTCAGCAGATTCCTCAGAGCAGTGATAAGCAGGACTTTGTCAGAGAGGGAGTGGCTCCTCTGCCCTTTAATACTCAGGAAAGCACGAATTACTCACTCGCACTGCAATaacgatcattttgttgtgtgccttgtgtgcacaatgacagtgagttgaatctaacatctaaataaGCTTTACCAGCTTATGAAATAATAACGGCTTTGGTGTTTGCTAAAAAAACCCATCTATAATAAGTTGAAGGTGGTTTCATGGGCAAAATGTGTCTGATTTACACATGCACGCTcaggaaacacaaaacacaagaggTTTGATGGGATTCAGCATATTTAATGGACAAAACTATCTTTACAAAAAATCTTTGATGCTTTCTTTGGTCGCTTCTCTTCCACTGTTGCACTTCTTTACTTCTTTCCAGTCTTCTTCATGTGCACTTGATAGCATTGCTCACAGGCAATAGAAAGTCCAACAACCAGAGAAACAAACTCCTCAAAGTTCACCAGACCATCACCATTGGCGTCCAAGTCTTTCATGATCTTGTCCACAGCAGCAGGATCCTTTtgagactgttaaaaaaaaaaaggggtgtgTGGATTCATCAGCAACAGTAAGGTTGCACAATACTAGATTACACTATATGAATTCTGTGCAGTGTGATTGTGTACTTTacattttggtctcatctcaCCTTAAGGAAGTTGGAAAGCTCACCCTCCATTAACTGTCTGAGGTTTTGCCGGGTGAGCGAACCGTCCTTGGCGTAACGGTGGAAGACCCTGATAAGGCCTTCCATGCAGTTTTCCAGTTCTGAAGGCATGGTTGCTGGAATGTGTTcagactgaaaaacaatgtTCAGATACAGCAGAAAATGTTGAATAGGATCACTGATAGAATACCGTTTAACTTCAGTTCAAAATTTCTAAATAAGTCATCAGAGAACTTTGGTGAAACCTGCTTCAGCTTGTGATGCTGTCCATCATTTAAATGAGTGTGGAGGTATTCAATGAACCGATTATGTGTGAATAGTAGGCCACCCTAGTGTAAAACAGTTGTTGGTTTGACAGGATCAACAATCTGTCACCTCTCAGCAAGATCTATCTGAATTTGCTTAATGAGCTGTCTGTCTTTTAGAGAAAACACAGTGAAATTTTGGTAATATGTCATCCAGCAAAACAAGACTGGTTCATTGCACTGTAGTAGCATTTAGTGTAATCATAGAGGAGACACATTTGGTCTTTGCTGCACCTCCCACTGATCCCACTGATGAGTAATGCTGATGAGAAGACAGCAAAGGTATGTTATTAAAATGCAAGCACCACTGTGAAAagtgaaaagacagaaaaaaatcacaaaactcgAGCTGCAGTCATTGTAGCTgtaagagttaaaaaaaaaaaaaaggacaagaagGAAGTGGGAGGGAAGTCTTACGGGGTGTTATCTGTGTGAGAGGGAATGGAAAAGTTGAATGCTGAAAAATGCCAGACCCAGAATGGTGGTTTTCAGTGCAAAGAAAGAGAGGGGACACAAAAGCAGCAAGCACATGTGTGTACATGCCCACAGTTCAACCACACCCTATTAGCCTTTATGGAGACCCAgttaaatatacagtatatacaaaatgcataaaatgagTCACTGCTGAAGAACTACAGCTAGTTATAAAATAACTATATAGTTAAAGTGTATTTAAAGTACAGAAAGGAACACAATTAACTAATTGAAAGTTGTAGTCTAGCCTAATTAACAGCAAGGGAAATAAACGAATCCGTTAGACACCGTTAGGAATTAGGAAAGCCAGAGtttcaataaagaaaaaactattCTTGGCAGCAGATCAAAGTAGGCCaaacaatataaaacattttttcaaacCCAGAGGTTCTGTCTATATGTGTTAGCATctaaagttattttttattttttctgttttttttttattattattatttttttaaagccacacCTGTAAGACAAGAGCAGAAAGTTTGCCTTTGTTTCTTACCGTGCAGTTGCTGGGACGCGGTCGGCAGAGCAGAGGTGCAAACGTTCAGACGTCTGCAGCAGACGCAGCAGAGATTTTATAGTCAGGCGCCGCCCTGGCTGTGCGCACAGTGAGTCACCAGAACCTTATGGGCAGTTATCACACTGCTGGGCAGAAGGATAGGTTTGTAATATTTGAATTGtttatttgaataaataaacttaTTGATACTAAAAAAGTATCCTCCCATATCCTACCGAGAATCGGGCAAAAATTATCTTTCAAGTTAACTTTGCTTTGTGACCGCTACAGAGGACATAAGGTCTCAGGAGGACATGCCCAAGATTTTCTGTAtgatatttttaagaaaaagaaaaagaataacaataacaataaataacgGGGTGGAAGAAATGGGAAACTGTGCTGCTGACCACAACAGATGGcaaatcagcaaaaaaagatCATCAGTAGCGTTCTGCTGAGTACAAGATCAATTCTGCAAACGAGAGCTATCATCCACAGATACAATCAAGTCAGTGGGATTCAAGTACTGCTTTGTCTTATACAAcgggcatatatatatatattgctacctgaaattttcttttattgttgtgAAACGTTTTTATATGACAGCTAGATGGATGAAGTGTGCCACGTTGTGGTGTGAACAGGGTATTGCATATGGAAAGCTTTGGAGGCCTGTGTTAAAAGTACACTATTGAAAATGGTATTCGCTCagctgccttcacatgcatatgaacttgagtgacatcctattcttaatccatacGATTTAATCTGATGTTGGCCCACTGTTTGCAGCTATAAGAGCTTCAACTCTTCggggaaggttttccacatgGTTTAGGATTGTGTTTACTggaatttttggccattcttccagaagtgcatttatgaggtcagacaTTTAAATTAGATGAGAAGGCTTGActcgcagtctccactctaattcatcccaaaggtgttccatcaggttgaggtcaggactctgtgcaagtCAGTCAAGGTCTTCCACACAAAACTCGCGCATCCATGCCTTTATGGACCTTGTATGTGCAATGGTGCCCAGTCATGTTGGAagaaactgttcccacaaattgGGAGCATAAAATgccttggtatgctgaagcattaagagttcctttcattggtactaaggggctaagtccaactcctgaaaaacaacaccACACTGCAATcctcccctccaccaaactttacacttggcacaatgcagtcagacaaggaTCGCTCTCtgggcaaccaccaaacccagactcacccataagattgccagatggagaagtgtgactCACcgctccagagaacacatctccactgctctagagtccggTGTCAGCGtgctttacatcactgcatctgatgctttgcattgtgcttgctgatgtaaggcttggtTGCAGCTGCTTGGCACagaaaacccattccatgaagctctctacgtaCTGTTGcggagctaatctgaaggccacatgaagttttgaGATCTATAGTgagtgactctgcagaaagttggcctCTGTGTACTATGCACCTGAGCttctgctgaccctgctctgtgattttacattgcctaccactttgtggctgtaTTGCTGTCATTCTCACTTTGttgtaataccactaacagttgactgtggcagaggtgggaagtaacgaagtacaaatacttcgttactgtacttaagtagatttttcaggtatctgtactttacttaagtatttatttttctgactactttttacttttactccctacatttttacacaagtatcggtactttctacttcttacattttcaaacagactcgttactttttaacacgtcagagagaagtttttatttccggtcagtgcgccttcaaacatcaaatgatctgagcctaaacggaggaataataacacataagagacaatcgtactgcgtatcctccatcaccggggcttatctcgtacaaagggattaaatacgcaaacccatataattaatgtatcatttatagcgctaaaatcgggccggaccgagtccgtaagttgcgctgcggcacataaacagcttagctagcgctactgaagaggagcgagcatgaagggagtaacgtgtggcaggtaaatgcaacgtttctgaatgctcaacaaatatcagcaaacacacaaagtgtgtgcagtttgtcacacagtgtgtctgctagctaaaagaagagctgctgtatttcagggagagcaaagagagagaagttcactcagagatggagaaagaggacaggagaggaagaagagaggttagaattaaaggtaaggactggaaaataaactgaagtatgctgactttgtgtaattcaaagattctatgaaaatactgcagtttagtgtgtgataaacaggtcagcttgttgtactgtatttacagtaaagctctgtggtgGACTGGagtacagtgtttgtgttcatggtcagagttacaggttacatcagtgcagcagagatgagtttgaatcaaagctgctgatgctgagattcattcactgaatccaacatttctacagcctgtatgctgtcagtgtaggggatggagatcagctcagagagctgtgaaatactgggttacatctttgtgagttcagttcatccacacagagcagtaaacctcagagcagcagcagcatgtcagctgatcacagcctgcacaccaacatcatttactgcagctcacaatagaaagctgtgattcttctccccatgcagagccactacagctgatcttagggttcctccaccttctgaatcccactgtaacccctgaggcacagtcaccctctactatggaggacacagagaatagagctgtgtttaaattccctttcacagtttgtgtcctacataacagattgaagctgagtgcattcattaggattaaaatttagattggaataacgtttgtattctcatgtactattttatattattacaataatagataatgaggttcagttagttttacacaaaaatagcaggtagaaacatcctccaaagaactacttttactttcttactttgagtacatttcagagcctgtacttttttacttttacttaagtagagaagttgaaccagtacttcgacttttactaaagtattttttaacacaagtacttgtacttctacttaag is a window encoding:
- the LOC115788149 gene encoding protein S100-A10-like, encoding MPSELENCMEGLIRVFHRYAKDGSLTRQNLRQLMEGELSNFLKSQKDPAAVDKIMKDLDANGDGLVNFEEFVSLVVGLSIACEQCYQVHMKKTGKK
- the LOC115788833 gene encoding ictacalcin-like is translated as MSDIQKAMALLISSFDKYSGKEGDKNTLSKDELKDLLQNEFGEMLCKANDRAAIDRIFKDLDTDKSNSVDFGEFVKMVCCLTQMCHEYFVSKK